Genomic DNA from Ictidomys tridecemlineatus isolate mIctTri1 chromosome 6, mIctTri1.hap1, whole genome shotgun sequence:
GTCCGAAGTTCAATGACCTTCAAATTCTCTTTCTAGTATTTTCAACATATGTCCTACAATACTGTTACTCTACAGGAAAAACATTTTGGGATACACTGGTtccactgaaaagaaaattatttttatctaagaACTTCTCAGAGCATTATGACTTTCCAGAAGGGAGATGATGTATATGGCATTTCCAAGATGGATCTGAACTTGGAATTCTTCCTAAACGGTTCTCCTCCGCTAAGTACTAAGGAGTATGTATTAACCACAGTTTAGGAAATACTCTAATAAtttaatgatattaaattattaaaaaaaaccctatattATATAACCTAGGGAGGTCAACTAACATGTTGAATATgagtaaatttaaaatgaattaagaaaaatccATATGTAAATGTCCTCATCCATTGTTTTGATTGTCCTTTGACCTTTTCTTGAACAAATAATTGGCTGAATAATACAAAGAAAGCATCCAAGGTTTTAGCCTTTCCTAACCTTAACACCTAAAATATCCCTGCTAAACTGTCTCCCTTCTCCCcccatttgtttcatttttttcataacacctctcaaaattataaatgattttataaattccTTAATATACATGCTTACTGCTTGTTTCTACCACTAGAATACCTAAAGGCCATACTTTATCTATAGTTTCACTTGTAAGTCTTCAACAGCTAGTATAGTGCCTGGTTACATAATATtgttagtaaaagaaaaaaaatttttttttggttaaaagaaaaaatagatcaataaaaCAATCATCTAGGTCCTAATAATCAAATCTTTATTATAGTGCATTGTAGGAAGAGGAGATTAGCAGCTTTGGATGAGGCCATTTGAAACATCTTTTTACTTCTAATCATTCCAATTGAACGATATGAAGGGCAATTACTGATGTTGAAACTTAGGATGCGATTTTGTAGACTCTCCTCTGTGGTGATTTTGAATATTTACTAAGAGACCCCCTCCCAACCCTGCCCCACAAAGCATAGTTATTTTTTGAATGGCAACATGTAAAATCACTTGGAAAAGCAACTCTTGTAtccatatcatttttttcttcctaacttAAAAAGAACTCTGCTACTTCTTTGCTACATTGTCAAGTTTTTGTACCTGTACAAACCTTAAAAGCATCATTAACCGTGCTTTTTGAAACAGTGCTTACCTGTAATCGCTGTGgcttggaaactgaggcaggaggatcccaggttcacagccaacctcagcaacttggcaaggccctgagcaatctagcagaccctgtctcaaaataaattataaaaaaggcctggggatgtggctcagtggttaagggccctgagttcaatcctgggaacaaacaaaaagctaaataaattaactaattaaaaaaacaaaaaggcataCTTGTTCTAAAGGAAATCTTGTTATACATATTTGCATTCTTATATGGTGCACAAGTGTTAAATATGTGTGGAACACAATTGTGGCTACTTTGTGTCCTGGTAATTTTTAGCAGAGAAGTCTGATTGACATGCATGATTGTTGCCCAGTAAAATATGTGAAAGAAGTCAGCAGGTGGAATCTAAGAAGAAAACTGTCAGAAGTCCCTAAGATATGTGATctgaaattgcattaaaaatgATATTGTGTTCTTCCAggtgttaaaatgaaaaaaaaaattctatctgaCTTCACAGGCCTTTTATGTGgttaagtgttttttttgtttttccttgtttaGGTTGTCTACATCCGGTCCCTATTCTCTTCTTTCGATATTCTCATTATCCCCCTCTAGgggtttgtttttactttatgcTTTTATCCTTATTTGTGGAAAAAACTGGCTCAGTATTACTTTAGTTTGTCTTCACTTTCACTCTGGTGTTCATTCCTAAACTAGCTTCTAGCCTCtgggaaagaagaaagtaaaaaacatTTACAGAAACTGGGCCAACCTCTTGCAGCCCGCCTCCCCCTGGAAAACAAAACCTAACTGCAACAGTAGTCCTTAAGTTCTCACAGCACCTAGTATTTCCCCTCTCTCAACTCTCAGGCTTTCATTGCAATTGTTGATTGTCTTTCATGCCGGCTAGGCTAGATCCTCAGTCCTTTGGCGACTTAGCATATTTCcaagaatataatatataaaaacattgtAACATGTCAGTAGATGCTTCAACAGCATGGATAGGTGAATGACAGTCGCCGCAGTACCCACTCACACCCAACGCAGGAGAAAAGTTGCAGCGGTCAACAGGCTTCAGTGTGGGTCCCGTGACATTAACTCTAGAAAGCCAGTAGAGAACAGTGGCACTGATCCTTTGCACAGTAATTACTTGGATAATTGAAGCAaagagtttttggttttgtttggggaTGGCGGAAAGATGAAGGAGCTGAATTACTGGGAGAATTTCTTCCGCAGTTGCTGTGGCGGGCACTGCCTGGCCTTCTCGCCCGCGAAGGGTCTCCTCGCGCCCCTGCCTGTTTCCAGAAACGAGGGGGGAAaaatgaggccctgggctcgggGCGCGGGTTTCTGGGGTACCCCGCCCCGCAGGCCCCGCCCACGGCTcaccgccccgccccgcccccaccgCTGCCGCCGGCAGGGGTCGCGCTGCCCCCGGCGAGCAGCCCtggcgggggtgggggaagcTCCCGCGGCCGGTCGCCTTTCTCCGCCGCCGCCGCTGGTTGGATCGTTTCAATAAAAGTCTTTTTTCTCGCTCGCTCGCTCTCCTCCGGGGAACAGGCGGAGGCGTCAATCCGCAGCCGCCGAGTGAGAAAGCGACGCACACGCAGCGAGCGAAAGCGGCCGCCCGCGTTCTCTTCAGCTCCCCGCCGTCCAGCCCCACAGCCGAGGAGAAGAAGGAGCCCGCGCCCGGCCGGGCAGCCTCAGCCAGGCGTCTCGCCTCCCGCTCGCTCCGCTCCCGCCGCGGCTTCTCGGCGGGGATTAGTGGGCCGGCCGCGCGGTTCGGCGGCGGGGGAGCCATGTTGACCGGGGGGCTTGGCGACGCGTGAAGCAGCTGCGGGCCCTCTCGGAGCTCCGTTCTCTCTGCCAGAGCCggaaggcggcggcggcggaggccTGCGCCGCGGAGGCGCCTCGGGGCTGCCGACCGCTGGGACCCGGACCTGCATCCGGTCGCCGCGGGCGTCGGCGGAGCCGCTTTCCCTTCGCGCCTCGCCCCGGGACGCGGTCCCGCACTTGCTGGTGAGTTGGCGGCGCTGCCCCCGGCTGCCCCGGGGCCTAGAGGGTGCGTGGGAAGGAGGGGCGGGCGGGGACGAGGGGGGCTCTGGCCCGGCCGGGAAGTTGAGGGCGGCGGCGCGGTGCAGGGGGCTCGCGCGTGCCTGTCACCCGTCGGGTCGGGCACGGTCCCCGGGTCGCCCGAGCATTTCCGGGGGGTGGGGaagggtgtgggtgtgggtgagtGTCTGTCCGGCTCCTTCCCGGGAGGCGCCTCTGGCCGCCGCCTCCGGTGCTTGCTGTGGCTTGGGTCTCCAGGGGAGGCCGGTGTCCCCGCGAGGCGGAGGAGGGGAAGAGGCGGAAAGTCCTCTGAGACACAAAGGTCCCCTCGGCGGGGGTGGAGCTGGAAGCGCGGGTGGCGCTGCCCCGCCGCCCCCGGGCGGGGAAGGAAGGGGCGCGGGTCCACAGGAGGTGGGCGAGGAGGCGGTGGCCGCGGCGCTTCCAGCTCCTTGGAGACGAGGCTGTGCGCGGGTGGGAGCgcggaagagggggaggaggagccctCGCGTGGGGAGCCGGCCGAGACAAAGATCTGGGCAGCCTCCTGCTGACGGGTCACACCCCTGAGTGTTGGTCAAGAGCGGAGGTGGAGGGAATGCGGGCAACCCAAAGAACCAGTGGAGGGGTGCCGAGTGTTGTCTCGTCTCTGTCGTTTTTCTCGGCGTTTTTGTGCCGGATTCTTTTGCTCCCCAACTCAGCTGGATAGCTCCAGGTTTCTCTCCCTCTCATCACCCCCACACTGCCACATTGACTCTCGTGTggtttccctctctcctcccccccacTTTTCACCCACTCCTTTTTTGGGTAAGCAGTATTTTGCCTTCAGCTTGAGGAACGTTTGCTAATGACAGGATGCCTGAGCTTGTTCTGACCCTGAACTGCCTTGaactcctctcttcctcccacccTTTCCTTTCTGGGACCCAGAATGTCACATGGCCATTAACAATTAGCTTTTCTTCtgtaaaaatggcaaaaaaaccCCATTTAGTTGAAATACGTGGCGCCTCTCTTTTATGTTAATGTGTCCACCGAAGACACCTCGTTGATTATGTTTTATTGCCTCTTAGCCAAATTAATTTTGTAGACACAGAAGTACCAGATTTTGTTTTGAGTCTTGGCCATTTCTAGGTTCAGCAAATTGTAGTCAGCCGGACCTTCTGTCACTTATCAGGAAATGCTTGACTTAAAGATGGACAATTCTTTCCTCaaactttatctatttattttattttttttgggggggggtctttGTTGAaggatttctttataaaaaaggGTTAGTGTAACAAGATGAAAGTAATAAATACGAGTTACTGTGTTTTAGACCGACTTTGTTAACACATTGGACAGAAGAAAATGAATGGGATTTTAAGATTTCTGATCTCTTGAGTTGAACCAAAATCTCCTTTGAAGCTAGAAATAAGGCTGAAAATTAAAGAGAAGTGCTATTAGTAATAtcattggttttgttttgttttgagtctGTTGAGTTGACTTAAGGTTGGGATGTTGCTTTGTTAATGAAGtcttttttcagtctttttaattCCAGCATCTGCATGCTTGCATCAGAAATGGGTTGCAACAAAAGAAATGTGTCTATATTTaagatatattctatttttaatttttaacatcatGAGAGAGAATTTGGGAATATAATAGGTGTTATCCTTTTACCTGGCAAAGCATCTTATAGGCCAGAAACACTAAGTTTGAATGATGTGCTTCAAAAAAATAAGTCTTTGAGTTTAAGTTGCTTTAAAATTATTAGGCAAGTATAATTCATTACTTGattatttaataatgaaaataaaaatgttattgacATATGAATGGGAAGATTGTTGAAGTAAAGCCTGTTTAATATAGGAACATTAATGTTGGTATCACTGTAAGAAGAGTCAGATCTTGTTGCTTACTTCCATTAAAGTATTGACACTATAAAAATTAAGAGATTTTAGTTTAGGGTCCTGGGTCTCTGAATTGTGGGACTTCCTACACACTCTACTCGGTCTGTTTTAGAGACATTTGTGAAATTAACCACTTATATTCATAATcatgaatgatatgttttttaaataatatagtgAAAGGCCATAATAAGggtccattaatttttttctttttttacttcatGTTTATTAGGGCTTGGTTAGATAATCAAAATTTACATCACTGGAAGGAAATATGccaaaaagacaaggaaagttTCTGGATGGTAGAAGTTATtggcaattcattttttttcctctgtatttttataaattttcacattacttttataattagaaaaaaagtaaatgtaaaattaaagcaTTGTTAATATCTTAATTTGCCTATGACTAAAATAAGCTTTTATAAGTGTATAATTTATTCTCATCCTTGGTTAAGGCCAAACAAAGTAACTTTCAGTGTTggctatttaaaataatgtagacTGTCATATGTGTTCTGTTTACcagaaagtcaaaagaaaaaagatacataGTAAGGAAAGATGAACTTAGAAGAATTGATTCAATGTCTGTGATACCTCTATATACGTGATCTCTTTCTCATAAGTCATAGtttcataaaatatagaaaatataaattcttttacTTTGTAGCACAGTATAGCTGTATTGACTAAGCAGATTTTTATATATGTCTGTTGGtacatttaattttcagataCTGGTTTCATCCTAGAATTTTGGTGGCAAGAACTAGTATAAAATCATTGGTTTTGCTCTGTCAAGGCTTGTGTTTTTCAGTAATAATATCTGCCTTCATTCTCTTCATTGATGAAGGTAGTGCTAACTGAAAAAACAgcacaaatattttattgtgaaCAGTAGAAGTTATAATGGCAACTGAGGAAGTTATTCAAAAGTGAAGACAATGATGTCCCTTAATATTGGAAAAGTTATCTGTGCACActatattttgcccattttgttATTATCTATTAATGCTGAATATTTATaagatgttatattttaaatatttattgttatttcctagtctttataaaattatagcatCATGTCCTGGCATTCTTCTACATAGCTTTTATACTTTCAGTGTGATAATTACTTAATGAAATTGTTGCTTCATTGGGGAAAAAAGCTGTTACATGTTAAAACCAacttgggtttatttatttatttattttttaatcatctaCTTCATAAATTCTCACTCCTTCACTCCTTTTCTACaaggaaaataagaataattttaggtTCTTTTGAATTTTAAGTAATTTCAGCTTAACCTTTTAAATAGGAAATAGTTATTTAGaatccattttataaaataatggtggcattttgcattttaaatgctGAACATAAGCAACAATTTATGGCATTTAAAATGTGCTTTAGATAGCATTCATGAAGTAAAAAACTGGTTACACCAGAAAACTTGGTACAGTTCACTAGCATTCAACCTGTAATGTTGCCATTTTCTTTGAACTAGTGGAGAGGAAGAAGGGATTAGACtgacttcaaaaaatatatatttattttttagttataggcgaACACAACTTCAGCCCCTAgactgactttaaatttttttttttttttttttttggtaattgtagatggacagaatgcctttattttat
This window encodes:
- the LOC144378568 gene encoding uncharacterized protein LOC144378568 — its product is MAPPPPNRAAGPLIPAEKPRRERSEREARRLAEAARPGAGSFFSSAVGLDGGELKRTRAAAFARCVCVAFSLGGCGLTPPPVPRRRASEREKRLLLKRSNQRRRRRKATGRGSFPHPRQGCSPGAARPLPAAAVGAGRGGEPWAGPAGRGTPETRAPSPGPHFSPLVSGNRQGREETLRGREGQAVPATATAEEILPVIQLLHLSAIPKQNQKLFASIIQVITVQRISATVLYWLSRVNVTGPTLKPVDRCNFSPALGVSGYCGDCHSPIHAVEASTDMLQCFYILYSWKYAKSPKD